CGCCGAAGCGGTTGACGATCTCGTCGTTGATTTCGTCGTAGCCGCCCTGGACGGACTCGCCGGTCTTCCGCCACGCGTCGTTGTCGAACACGAGCAGATTGTCGACCTCGCGGACGAACGTCTGGAACGACCGTGCGGCGTTCAGGGTGTAGATGCCACCCTCGTCCGATCCCGGCAGGATGCCGAGACCGTAGACAGGTTCAGTGTAGATACGTTTGAGATGTTTCGCAAGGACTGGCGCGCCACCGGACCCGGTACCGCCACCGAGACCGGAGACCACGAGGAAGGCATCGACTTCGTGGACAGGGATGCTGTCGATGGCACCCTGTACCTCATCGATGTCTTCTTCGGCGATTTCCGCACCGAGTTCGTTGTCCGCACCGACACCATGTCCCTTTACGCGGGACTGGCCGATGAGAACGCGCTGGTCCTTCGGGATATTCTTCAATCCGAGCAAGTCGGCTTTCGCAGAGTTAACTGCGACGGCGGCGCGAACGATTCCGGCGTTTCGTTCGCGGTCGTACTCGACGAATTTGTCGACTACTTTTCCCCCGGCTTGCCCGAATCCGATCATTGCGAGCTTCATAGGTTCGGTCCCCTCGCCATTGCGTGAAAGCCAGTACGAACGCGGACATAAGCGTTGTGGGATGTACGTGTAATAACAGAAACAGGTCCGACGAAAAAAAGAGCAACGACGGAGGGATGTTAATCGGACATTATGCCGGTAGAGCCCACTCAGCGGAGTGAACTATCGCGTTTCATAATCAATTAACTAATAACTTATTCGTATCTCACCTGTTCGTTTCGATGAATCACTTTCACCCAGTTAGTTCCGTTCCGAGAGGTATGCCCCAAGTGTCTTCATCGACTCCACGTCGACACCGAAACTGCCCACATCGTTGTCGTCAGTGGTGTTATCGAACTTGAGCGACCGGTACTGGTCGGAACCCATCGGGAATCCGGGAACTGCGCCGAGGACGCTGAGTCCGACGCCCGCGAGCCCCATCGGGAGGGGGACGATGGTGATCGATTTGCCTTCGGCATCGTACACCATCTCGGTGATGTCGCGCAGCGTGAGTTTCTGTGGCCCACCGATGGTGTACGTCTTCCCGACGTGGTCGTCGCCTTCGACGGCGTCGGCGAGCATCGGCACGAGGTCGCCCACCCAGATGGGTTGGAACCGCGTCTTTCCGTTTCCGGGGAGTGGGTACAGTGGAACACCCGGGGCGAACATGCCTTTGAGCCGTTTGGTGAACGAGACGAACTCACCGCCGTCACCGAAGACGACCGATGGCCGGAAGATGACCCAGTCGAGCGACGACGACTTGACTGCCTGTTCTGCGTTTCCTTTCGACCTGATGTAGGCCGTGTCGCCGTCGGGGTCCGCGCCGAGGGCGCTCATCTGCACGAGACGCGGAACGTCGTGTACCTCGGCCGCTTTCACGACGTTCTCGGTGCCCTGCCAGTGGATGATGTCGTGCATCCGATTGCCTCCCTTCGGTTCGAACAGTGGCGAGAGTGCGACGAGGTTGACGACGGCGTCTTTCCCCTCGAACGCGTCGGCCATGGAGTCGTAGTCGGTGACGTCTCCCATCACCGTCTCGACGCCATCCGGGAGGTCCTCGCTGGACGGACTCCGCGACATCGCAGTCACGCTGTGTCCACGCGACTCCAACTCACGGCAGAGGTGGCTACCGATGAATCCGCTTCCGCCGACGACAAGGACGTTCATAACGTCGTAATATTCGGCGGAATGAGGGTAAAGCTAACGGGGGGTTTCGGTCGATTTCGCCGGTTATTGCTCCGATGAGAATCATCTTCGAGGAGCGAGTGACGGACCCCGTCACAGCTGATGACTGACACGACTGCCGCGATAGTTCGGGTGCTTTTTCGTCGGGGCCGAGTCAGTAGTCGTATGCTCGTCACGCTCGAGGGACTCGACGGAAGCGGCAAGACCACCGTCTGGGAGGCCCTCCACGACGTCTATCCGGATGCTGTCTTCACTCGCGAACCGACCGACGATTCGTGGTACGGTGACGCGGTCAACCGTGCAATCGGCGACGACGACGCCGACCCGCTTGCGACGCTGTTTCTGTTTACTGCCGACCACGCCGACCACCTCTCGCGTGTCGTTCGTCCTGCACTCGCCGAGGGCGACCTCGTCATCTCTGACCGATACTCGGACTCTCGATACGCCTACCAGGGTGCCTCACTCCGCGACAGCGACCTCAAGCGCCCGATGGAGTACATCATGGGCATCCACGCAGCGTTCACTCGACCTCCGGACAAGACCATCTACCTCGACGTCGACCCCGAGACGGCGGCCGCTCGAAGCGGCAAGACCAACAAGTTCGAACAGGCGGCGTATCTCGCCGAGGTTCGCGCGAACTACGAGCGCCTCATCGAAGCCGAGCCGGAGCGGTTCGTGCGGGTCGACGCGACCCAACCGCCGGAAGACGTGCTCGACGACGTCGAAGCGGCGCTCGAAGAGATTCTCAGCGAAGCCTAAGCAATCAAGCTCGCGGCGTCTCCCGTGTCACCGGGAGTCGGGGAGGTTCTCGAACTCTTCTGGCGGCGGGACGTAGAGCGTGTCGATGGTGAATCCGAGTGCGAGTGGCATCCCAATCATCACGCCGAGCGCGGCGGCGGGACTGCCGAGATTCACGCCGATGCCGAAGACACCGGTGAACACGAGTGTCGAGAAGAACAACACCAGCGGTATCAGAAAGAGGGCGTACAGGACGTAGCCCCACTGCGTCTTCAGTCGGAGGCGGAAGAAGCGCGTCATCACCGCCGCGATGAGCGTGTGGAGACCGATGACGACGACCATGAGCGCGAGGTTGACCACCGAGACCATGCGCTGCCTAGGGAGGCAATGGTCTTTGGCCTGTCGCTCTCGGCGACTGAGGAGGCATGCGAACGGGGGACGTTTATCACGAAGGACCGTGACGCTCCGCCATGCATCGACTCATCGCAGAACGCGGGTTGGACAGCACGGGGTTCTCCGAGGAAGACGCCCGCGCAGCCCTCCGCGATATGATCCGAGCGCGACGGTTCGACGAGCGTGCACTCGCCCTCCAGCGACGTGGGTGGATGAGCGGCTACCCACCCTTCCACGGGCAGGAAGCCTCGCAAATAGGTGCCGCCCACGCGATGCGTGAGGACGACGTACTCTTACCCACCTATCGGTCGAACGCGCTCCAGATTGCTCGCGGCGTCCCGCCGAGCGACATCTTCCTCTTCCGCCGTGGCTACGCCGAATACCACTCGGACCACGACGTGCCGGTCTTCCCACAAGCGGTTCCGATTGCCAGTCAAATACCCCACGCCGCCGGGGTCGGCATGGCCGCCAACTACCGTGACGACGACTACGCGGCGCTAGTCTGCTTCGGTGACGGTGCGACCTCTGAAGGCGACTTCCACGAAGGACTCAACTTCGCCGGCGTCTTCGACGCGCCGGTGGTCTTCTTCTGTGAGAACAACGGATACGCCATCTCGCTCCCACGCGAACGCCAGACGGCCAGTGAGTCGATTGCCGGGAAGGCCGAAGCCTACGGTATCGACGGGATGCAAGTCGATGGCAACGACCCACTCGCCGTCAGGGAGGCCGTCGAAGAGGGGCTTGAAAAGGCCCGAAACGGTGAGCCGGTACTCATCGAGGCGCTTACCTACCGACAGGGACCACACACCACTGCCGACGACCCGTCACGCTACCGGGACGACGACCCGGACCTCCCCGAGTGGCGGATTCGTGACCCCCTCGAACGATTCGAGGAGTACTGTCGTGAGCAAGGCGTCGTCGACGACGACCTCGTCGAGTCGATGTACGAAGACGCCGACGACGAGTTACGTGAGGCAGTCGAGACAGCGGAAGCGGTCCCAGAACCGGGGCCGGAAGAGCTGTTCGACTACGTGTACGACGACCTGCCGCCAGAACTCGCTCGTGAACGTGAAGAACACATGGCGTTCGTCGAGGAACACGGTCCGTTCGAACTCGACCGCTGAGGGGTCGCTCCTCCGACTCTCCTCCCCGCCTTCGAGAGACACTGAGTCAGTCGTCTAACGAGATGTACGTCTTCGTGTCGGCGACGCCTTGGAGCCCTTGAATTCGACTCGACGCCGTCTTCAGTACCTCGTACACTGCTTCGGTGTCGACCTCCGCGATGATGTCGTACGCACCGGCGACGATGTGCGCCTCCGACACCGTTTCGAGTTCGCGGATTGGCCCGAGTAACTGTTCGGACTCCCCAGCGCCAGTCTTCACCATGATGAAGGCGTGAACCATGCGTGAGATATTCTACCACATGATGCAAAAGCCTTGCTTCCGCCGAGTACGGCAGATTCGTCCGAAACCGGGGTAAGGTTATTTGCCTCCCCCGTCATACCGTATTCGTATGCGGTTCGTTATCATTGGTTCTGGACGGGTTGGTCTGCGCACTGCCCGTGTCCTTCGGGAGGAAGGACACGACATCACCCTCGTCGAATTGGACCCCAACCGCGTCACGCAGGCGCAAGAGCAGGGTTTCGAGGTAATCGAAGGAGACGGTTCCCACGAGGACGTACTCCTCGAGGCTGGAATCGAGGAGGCCGACGCACTCGGGGCACTCACGGCGGACCTCAACGTGAACTTCGCGGCGTGCATGATTGGCAAGCACTTCGGGTGCCGGACGGTCATTCGCATCGACGAAGACTACCGCGAAGAGGTGTACAAGAAGTACGCCCGGGAAGTGGACGAAATCGTCTACCCAGAGCGGCTCGGTGCCATCGGTGCGAAGAACGCGCTGCTCGGCGGGTCGATTCGCGCAATCGCAGATATCGCCCAACACCTCCAGGTCATCCTCGTGACGGTGACCGACAGTTCGCCGATGAACGGCTACAGTATCGAAGAGGTTGCACTCCCGGCGAACGCCCGTCTCCTCGCGTTCGGCAAGAAAGACAAACCCATGGGTATCCCACTACAGAACGACTCACTCGAGACTGGTGACCGGGTTGCCGTCCTCGCCGACTTCGACGTCCTCCACGACGTTCGACAACTGCTCGTCGGCGATGAAGCGGCCGTCGCGGCAGGGGGTGCGTGACGATGGTTCACGCGTACATCATGGTCAAAGCGGCTGCGCTGACCGACGGCATCGACGAACTGAAAGAACAGCTCCTCGCCGTCGACCACGGAATCGAGAGCGCCCACATCGTCGCTGGCGACGTCGACTTCATCGTGAAGGTGGACGTCGGCACACCTGCAGAGGTCAAAGACGTGGCAGGTGGGATTCAGGCAGTCGACGGTATCGAAGACACCCAGACGTACATCGCCATGGACTGACGCTCGGCGAGACTGCCACCCAGTTCTGACGCACACCCGTCGCGTCCCGTTCGACACTCGTTTCGCCTTCTCGGTATCTTACTCGGCCTCGTTTCCCCGAACACAGACTGTTCACGCTCCGTTCGGCGACACAGAAGCAGTCCGAATAGAATTCCGCTTCAGAAGCCTGTTCCTGCAGCGTCGCGTGCACGACTCAGGATGCTCGTCACCGGTTCGGTGTACTCGTATCCGGGGATGATTCCCTCGACGTACGTCCCTTCGACGTAGTCGATGACTGCACCGGCGTCGTCGACACCGCGTCGCTCGTTGATGTCGACGAACGTCGTCTGGACGACTGCTTCCTCGCCGACGCGTCGAACGTCCGGGTCGAGATCGTGACTTCCCGCGATGACGCCGTTTACGTCTTCGATGCGAAGTTCGAACGTCTCGTACCAGCCATCCTCGACGATTTCGGCGACGTCGTCGGCGACGACGGCCGACAGCATCGGAACACGAACCTCGACGTCGAACTCGACGTGTCCGCTCTCCTGTGTACTGACACTGACGACTCCGTCGAACGGTGTCGTCACCGACTCGAACGTCCGGTCGTCGACCTGTTCGAACGACTTGTGGTCGCCGAACGCCCGGCGGACGCGGCCCGGAATCTCGTGGTCGCTCATAGCCAGACGAACGGCCTCACGAGAGAAAAGCCCATTGCGTTGAAGTCTCCTCGAATCGCTATAGGGCGCTGTATTCGGCGGAATGGCGGCACGTTTAAGTATCTCGCCGCACTCCATTCAGGTGACGCTTCGCTTTGGAGGGCCGAAGCGTCAGCGGGGACCAATCTAGGGCGGCATTTCCGCACGGGCCGCTCCCGTGCGGTTGCCTATCCCTTTCTGACGAAACCAACGCTTCGAGCCCGCAGTCTGTCGGTTTCTATACGTCTCGCACGGTGAGAGACTTCGCTCGACTCCCGTGATACTGTTGTGTGAATCCGCTCTGTCTATCGAAAAACGAGTGCCGACTACGCCGTCACTCGTGGTCCGCGCCCGACCCGTCGGTCGCAAGTTCGGCCATCGTGGGCGACGACACCGTCTCTGCTGTGCTCGCGCTCCGTGTTTCTCTGTCTTCTTGCCTGCTCACGGCATCGCTGTCGTCGCCGTCTGCTTCTGACTCGCGACTCGGTTCAGTCTCGGCTCCCTCGGTTCGGACCTCGAACCGGTCCGCGAGCGACCGAAGTTTGTCCGTGGTCGTCGAAAGCTCCTGCATCTGGCCGGCGACGCCAACCATCACGTCGTTCTGGTCGCGTGCAGCACTGGCGACGTCTGCCGCGTCGGTCTGCGTCTCGGACGCGATTTCGGCCGCTTCGTCGGCGAGACGAGCGACCGATTGTGCGGCCGTCGCCTGCGAGGCAGTCGCTTCGTCGATTGCAGCGACGCCGTGGTCGACTTCTTCGAGCCGTTCGACTGCTTCGTCGATAGCGTCGACACTCTCGGCGACCGTCTCAGCACCAGTCGAGACGCGCTCTCGTGCGGCGCGAACGTCGGCGACAGTCCCGTCTGCTGCCGTCTCGACTGCCTCGATGGACTCTGCGATTTCATCCGTCGCCTCGCTCGTCTCCTCTGCGAGGGCTTTCACACTGTCGGCGACGACGGCGAATCCTGCGCCGGCCTCGCCCGCCCGTGCGGCCTCGATAGACGCGTTCAGTGCGAGCAAGTTGGTCTGGTCTGCGATGTCGCCAATGAGGTCCACCACGTCGGCGATGTCGGCGACGTCTTCGCGGAGCGTCTCAGCACCAGTTGCCGCGGCGGCGACTCGGTTGTCGATGGCGTCCATCTCTTCGTGGACGGCAGCGCTCGCGTTACGCCCGGTCTGGCCGTACTCACTGGCGTCACTGGAGAGCTTGGCGAGTTCGTCGGCGGAGGCCGCAACCTCTTCGACAGTCGCCGACAGGTCTTGCATCTCCGCAGAGACGTCGTCGAGAAGCGCCGCCTGCTCGGCTGCCCCTTCGGAGATGTCCGCAGTTCCGTGTTCGACTCGATCGGATGCTGCAGTGACCTCTTCGGTTCCGGCAGTGACGCGTTCACCGGCGGTGTCGACGGTGGTCGCGAACGTCGCAACCTGTCCAATCGTCTCTTCGAGGTCGGTGAGCATCGCGTCG
The genomic region above belongs to Haloferax marinisediminis and contains:
- a CDS encoding complex I NDUFA9 subunit family protein; translated protein: MNVLVVGGSGFIGSHLCRELESRGHSVTAMSRSPSSEDLPDGVETVMGDVTDYDSMADAFEGKDAVVNLVALSPLFEPKGGNRMHDIIHWQGTENVVKAAEVHDVPRLVQMSALGADPDGDTAYIRSKGNAEQAVKSSSLDWVIFRPSVVFGDGGEFVSFTKRLKGMFAPGVPLYPLPGNGKTRFQPIWVGDLVPMLADAVEGDDHVGKTYTIGGPQKLTLRDITEMVYDAEGKSITIVPLPMGLAGVGLSVLGAVPGFPMGSDQYRSLKFDNTTDDNDVGSFGVDVESMKTLGAYLSERN
- the tmk gene encoding dTMP kinase; translated protein: MLVTLEGLDGSGKTTVWEALHDVYPDAVFTREPTDDSWYGDAVNRAIGDDDADPLATLFLFTADHADHLSRVVRPALAEGDLVISDRYSDSRYAYQGASLRDSDLKRPMEYIMGIHAAFTRPPDKTIYLDVDPETAAARSGKTNKFEQAAYLAEVRANYERLIEAEPERFVRVDATQPPEDVLDDVEAALEEILSEA
- a CDS encoding thiamine pyrophosphate-dependent dehydrogenase E1 component subunit alpha, with the protein product MHRLIAERGLDSTGFSEEDARAALRDMIRARRFDERALALQRRGWMSGYPPFHGQEASQIGAAHAMREDDVLLPTYRSNALQIARGVPPSDIFLFRRGYAEYHSDHDVPVFPQAVPIASQIPHAAGVGMAANYRDDDYAALVCFGDGATSEGDFHEGLNFAGVFDAPVVFFCENNGYAISLPRERQTASESIAGKAEAYGIDGMQVDGNDPLAVREAVEEGLEKARNGEPVLIEALTYRQGPHTTADDPSRYRDDDPDLPEWRIRDPLERFEEYCREQGVVDDDLVESMYEDADDELREAVETAEAVPEPGPEELFDYVYDDLPPELAREREEHMAFVEEHGPFELDR
- a CDS encoding Lrp/AsnC ligand binding domain-containing protein; this translates as MVHAFIMVKTGAGESEQLLGPIRELETVSEAHIVAGAYDIIAEVDTEAVYEVLKTASSRIQGLQGVADTKTYISLDD
- a CDS encoding potassium channel family protein, with the protein product MRFVIIGSGRVGLRTARVLREEGHDITLVELDPNRVTQAQEQGFEVIEGDGSHEDVLLEAGIEEADALGALTADLNVNFAACMIGKHFGCRTVIRIDEDYREEVYKKYAREVDEIVYPERLGAIGAKNALLGGSIRAIADIAQHLQVILVTVTDSSPMNGYSIEEVALPANARLLAFGKKDKPMGIPLQNDSLETGDRVAVLADFDVLHDVRQLLVGDEAAVAAGGA
- a CDS encoding Lrp/AsnC ligand binding domain-containing protein; this encodes MVHAYIMVKAAALTDGIDELKEQLLAVDHGIESAHIVAGDVDFIVKVDVGTPAEVKDVAGGIQAVDGIEDTQTYIAMD
- a CDS encoding DUF5813 family protein, whose protein sequence is MSDHEIPGRVRRAFGDHKSFEQVDDRTFESVTTPFDGVVSVSTQESGHVEFDVEVRVPMLSAVVADDVAEIVEDGWYETFELRIEDVNGVIAGSHDLDPDVRRVGEEAVVQTTFVDINERRGVDDAGAVIDYVEGTYVEGIIPGYEYTEPVTSILSRARDAAGTGF